From the Exiguobacterium aurantiacum genome, one window contains:
- a CDS encoding SDR family oxidoreductase has product MSENRLNTVGNRQDFESFKKDGQEQAHQPGIDSKMEPFPIYEREGYKGSDKLKDKVAIITGGDSGIGKSVAIFFAHEGANTVIVYKDQNELEDAEATKERIEELGQACLLLQGDIGDSDFCQNVVKETLETFGHLDILVNNAAEQHPQESLLDISDEQLEQTFRTNIFSMFYLTKAALPYLNEGASIINTTSITAYQGNDQLIDYSSTKGAITSFTRALASNLAEKKIRVNGVAPGPIWTPLIPSTFPADKVASFGDSAEMKRPGQPAELAPAYVYLASDDSTYVSGQVIHVNGGTVVNG; this is encoded by the coding sequence ATGAGTGAGAATCGTTTAAACACAGTGGGGAACCGACAGGATTTTGAGTCGTTCAAAAAGGACGGCCAAGAGCAGGCCCATCAACCGGGGATCGACTCGAAGATGGAGCCGTTCCCAATCTATGAGCGTGAAGGATATAAAGGAAGCGATAAACTAAAAGACAAAGTTGCCATCATCACAGGCGGCGACTCCGGTATCGGAAAATCGGTCGCCATCTTCTTCGCCCATGAAGGTGCGAATACGGTCATCGTCTATAAAGATCAAAACGAGCTCGAGGACGCCGAGGCGACGAAAGAACGCATCGAAGAACTCGGTCAGGCCTGCCTCTTGTTGCAAGGGGACATCGGCGATTCGGACTTCTGCCAAAATGTCGTCAAAGAGACGCTCGAGACGTTCGGCCATTTGGACATCCTCGTCAACAACGCCGCCGAGCAGCATCCGCAGGAGTCGCTTCTCGACATCTCGGATGAGCAACTCGAGCAGACATTCCGCACGAACATCTTCAGCATGTTCTATTTGACGAAAGCCGCCCTTCCATATTTGAACGAAGGCGCGAGCATCATCAATACGACGTCCATCACAGCGTATCAAGGAAACGACCAGTTGATCGATTACTCGTCGACGAAAGGTGCAATCACGTCGTTCACGCGTGCGCTCGCGAGCAACCTTGCCGAGAAGAAGATTCGCGTCAACGGTGTCGCACCAGGTCCGATTTGGACACCGCTCATTCCTTCAACGTTCCCGGCAGACAAAGTCGCCTCGTTCGGTGACTCGGCCGAAATGAAACGTCCGGGTCAGCCGGCGGAACTCGCACCGGCTTATGTGTATCTCGCAAGCGACGACTCGACGTACGTCAGCGGTCAAGTCATCCACGTTAACGGTGGGACGGTCGTAAACGGATAA
- a CDS encoding proline dehydrogenase family protein has product MEKVLRDGFIYMSQNKTLNSLAKKYGLRFGASRFVAGEDFKTSVPTIRELNAKGLSVTVDHLGEFITTVAEANENRDEIIRAIEIMAEEQLDAYMSLKLTSLGFDISDELIEDNMRQILTTAKEVGVFVAIDMEDEARCEKTLDLFKKLKTDFEGLGTVIQSYLYRSEDDINHLAPLKPNLRIVKGAYKEPATVAFPEKEDVDHNYLKLVKLHLANGNYASIATHDDHMIDAVIEHVKLNNIPLDQFEFQMLYGIRVERQLELVRQGYKVRVYVPYGRDWYGYFMRRLAERPANVAFVLKGMVKK; this is encoded by the coding sequence ATGGAAAAAGTGTTGCGCGATGGATTTATCTACATGTCTCAAAACAAAACACTCAACAGTTTGGCTAAAAAATACGGACTTCGGTTCGGGGCTTCGCGCTTTGTGGCGGGGGAAGACTTCAAGACGTCGGTGCCGACGATTCGCGAATTGAATGCGAAAGGGCTATCGGTCACGGTCGACCATTTAGGGGAGTTCATCACGACGGTCGCGGAAGCGAACGAGAACCGTGATGAGATCATCCGAGCGATTGAAATTATGGCCGAAGAGCAGCTCGATGCCTACATGTCGCTCAAGCTGACGTCACTCGGGTTCGACATCTCGGACGAGTTGATTGAAGACAATATGCGTCAAATCTTGACGACGGCGAAAGAAGTCGGTGTGTTCGTCGCCATCGATATGGAAGACGAGGCACGTTGCGAGAAGACGCTCGACTTGTTCAAGAAATTGAAAACGGACTTTGAGGGCCTGGGGACGGTCATCCAGTCATACTTGTACCGCTCGGAAGATGACATCAATCATCTTGCGCCGCTCAAACCGAACCTTCGTATCGTCAAAGGGGCTTACAAGGAACCGGCGACGGTCGCTTTCCCGGAGAAAGAAGACGTCGACCATAACTACTTGAAGCTCGTCAAACTCCATCTGGCGAACGGGAACTACGCCTCTATCGCAACACATGACGACCATATGATCGATGCGGTCATCGAACATGTGAAACTGAACAATATCCCACTCGACCAGTTCGAGTTCCAAATGCTGTACGGCATCCGGGTCGAGCGTCAACTCGAACTCGTCCGTCAAGGCTATAAAGTCCGTGTCTACGTGCCATATGGCCGTGACTGGTACGGCTACTTCATGCGCCGCCTCGCGGAACGTCCGGCGAACGTCGCGTTCGTCTTAAAAGGAATGGTCAAGAAATGA
- a CDS encoding YcxB family protein has product MVTTYKLTLDDFLEFQNDMIHHSNQYKRAHSMWVRAMSLPLFALGYAAAFYLVPRPESTIIFILITVGIGLLFALLLRPLLKDLYAPLALWQTRRILNKQDTWPKDVTLQLSDTHVEMQAVRGNVHRTTQVPWTSILKVSENETHRFLYYEEDEALIIPKVKDGVTEVEQSEIERILDKHMNTEKHTSSR; this is encoded by the coding sequence ATGGTCACCACGTATAAACTGACGCTTGACGATTTTTTAGAGTTCCAAAACGACATGATTCACCATTCCAATCAATATAAACGAGCTCACAGCATGTGGGTGAGAGCTATGAGTCTCCCGCTTTTCGCTCTCGGGTATGCGGCTGCCTTCTACCTCGTACCGCGCCCCGAATCGACAATCATCTTTATATTGATTACAGTCGGAATCGGGCTGCTGTTCGCGCTATTACTTAGACCGTTGCTAAAAGATTTGTATGCCCCACTCGCCCTTTGGCAAACCCGTCGTATCCTCAACAAACAGGACACTTGGCCAAAAGATGTCACCCTCCAGCTTTCTGATACCCACGTCGAGATGCAGGCTGTCCGTGGAAACGTCCATCGAACGACGCAAGTCCCATGGACATCCATTCTCAAAGTGAGCGAGAACGAGACGCATCGCTTCCTCTATTACGAAGAAGATGAGGCGTTGATTATCCCGAAAGTGAAAGATGGAGTCACGGAAGTTGAACAGAGTGAAATCGAGCGGATCCTCGACAAACATATGAACACAGAAAAGCACACGAGTTCACGTTGA
- a CDS encoding YcxB family protein, whose protein sequence is MIHYRLTQDDFFTLQKNFIKNSVPDKRRSILVTLVLMSLTAFYGFALAIVWLPQTLSAPVILALAVSAAVVPALLLFPLFKKIYFTMRLRQLRSILRQDSKWPRDVTLSIHENGIEVNSLHNAVNKRVQVAWEAIERVNEDETHHYIFIEAAEAVIVPKQNQMLNETERIRMNDLLQKHLGIRL, encoded by the coding sequence ATGATTCATTACCGATTGACACAAGATGATTTTTTTACGTTACAAAAGAACTTCATCAAAAACTCGGTTCCCGATAAACGAAGATCTATACTTGTCACGCTCGTACTCATGTCACTGACCGCCTTTTACGGATTTGCCCTCGCAATCGTCTGGTTACCGCAAACGCTTTCCGCCCCTGTCATCCTCGCACTCGCCGTCAGTGCTGCTGTGGTCCCAGCGCTGCTCTTATTCCCGCTCTTCAAGAAAATATATTTCACGATGAGGTTGAGACAGTTGCGATCCATACTTCGACAGGACTCGAAATGGCCACGTGATGTCACTTTGTCAATCCATGAGAACGGGATTGAAGTCAATTCGCTCCACAATGCCGTTAACAAACGGGTTCAAGTCGCGTGGGAAGCGATTGAACGAGTGAACGAAGACGAGACCCATCACTATATATTCATTGAAGCGGCGGAAGCGGTTATCGTCCCGAAGCAAAACCAGATGCTGAACGAGACGGAGCGAATTCGAATGAATGATCTGCTACAAAAACACTTAGGCATCAGACTCTAA